In Desulfovibrio sp. 86, the following proteins share a genomic window:
- a CDS encoding dissimilatory sulfite reductase D family protein, translating to MADDKDVVVDFLNSKSASKSKFYFKDFTDLFPDKGPRDVKKILTKLVNEEVLEFWSSGSTTMYGLKGAGKQSHAEGED from the coding sequence ATGGCTGACGACAAAGACGTTGTTGTTGATTTTTTGAACAGCAAATCCGCCTCCAAGTCTAAGTTCTATTTCAAGGACTTCACGGATCTGTTCCCTGATAAAGGCCCCCGCGACGTGAAGAAAATCCTCACCAAGCTGGTCAATGAAGAAGTGCTGGAGTTCTGGTCTTCCGGTTCCACCACCATGTACGGCCTCAAGGGTGCGGGCAAGCAGTCCCACGCTGAAGGCGAAGACTAG
- the amrA gene encoding AmmeMemoRadiSam system protein A, translating to MGISFTLTDAEKNFLSRLARMSIEAGLVGKAVDAIPSPADALDRQQGPLRRHLGAFVTISINNALRGCIGSIVGQEPLYVNVWRMAASAAFSDPRFPPLTLAEWRGDVELDISVLDELTLCPNPEAVEVGRHGLVLQYQNQSGVFLPQVPVEQGWDRLAYLEHLCIKAGLPKDSWQQPGARLFWFEALVFPA from the coding sequence ATGGGAATTTCCTTTACCCTCACTGATGCGGAGAAGAATTTTTTGAGCCGTTTGGCCCGCATGTCCATCGAAGCCGGACTTGTGGGCAAGGCGGTGGACGCTATCCCAAGCCCGGCGGATGCGCTGGACAGGCAGCAAGGCCCCCTCAGGCGTCATCTTGGCGCGTTTGTTACCATCTCCATAAACAACGCGCTGCGTGGGTGTATCGGCAGTATTGTGGGCCAGGAACCGCTGTACGTGAATGTCTGGCGCATGGCCGCTTCAGCCGCGTTCAGCGACCCGCGTTTTCCGCCCCTGACCCTTGCGGAATGGCGCGGTGATGTGGAGCTGGACATCTCCGTACTGGACGAACTGACGCTCTGCCCAAACCCGGAGGCTGTGGAAGTCGGCCGTCACGGGCTTGTGCTCCAATACCAGAACCAGAGCGGCGTTTTCTTGCCGCAGGTTCCCGTTGAGCAGGGCTGGGACAGGCTGGCCTATCTTGAGCACCTCTGCATCAAGGCAGGGCTGCCCAAAGACAGCTGGCAGCAGCCCGGCGCACGCCTTTTCTGGTTTGAGGCCCTGGTTTTTCCGGCGTAG
- the ribB gene encoding 3,4-dihydroxy-2-butanone-4-phosphate synthase, whose amino-acid sequence MHQTSLSLHSFGSAEERVRNALASLRAGSGVLVVDDEDRENEGDLIFPAQTITEQQMAMLIRHCSGIVCLCITDGHARRLDLPMMTENNTNTQQTAFTISIEAATGVTTGVSAADRVATIRAAVADKARPQDLRRPGHVFPLRARPGGVLERRGHTEATVDLMRMAGYAPCGVLCELTMDDGKMARLPQVAAFALAHQLPLCSVEDLVAWRLSLADEKIAISA is encoded by the coding sequence ATGCATCAGACCTCACTTTCCCTTCATTCCTTTGGCAGCGCTGAAGAGCGCGTTCGTAACGCCCTGGCGTCCCTGCGCGCCGGAAGCGGTGTTCTTGTGGTGGATGACGAGGACCGCGAAAATGAAGGCGACCTCATTTTTCCGGCCCAGACCATCACGGAACAGCAGATGGCCATGCTCATCCGGCATTGCAGCGGCATCGTTTGCCTGTGCATCACAGACGGGCATGCGCGACGCCTTGACCTGCCGATGATGACGGAAAACAACACCAACACGCAGCAGACGGCCTTTACAATCTCCATTGAGGCTGCCACCGGCGTGACCACGGGCGTTTCCGCCGCAGACCGCGTCGCCACCATTCGTGCGGCCGTGGCTGACAAAGCCCGTCCCCAAGATCTGCGTCGGCCCGGTCATGTCTTTCCCCTGCGGGCGCGGCCCGGCGGCGTTCTGGAACGGCGCGGGCATACGGAAGCCACTGTGGATCTCATGCGCATGGCCGGATACGCGCCGTGCGGCGTGCTGTGCGAGCTGACCATGGATGACGGCAAGATGGCGCGGTTGCCGCAGGTGGCGGCCTTTGCCCTTGCCCATCAATTGCCTCTGTGCAGCGTGGAGGATCTTGTGGCCTGGCGGCTGAGTCTGGCTGACGAAAAGATAGCCATATCCGCCTGA
- the recD2 gene encoding SF1B family DNA helicase RecD2, whose product MKEMSLLQDPDAVELTGTIERVVFHNEENGYTVLRLMPGSVNSSGGDGGLTRPRDSVSCVGHMVNPQAGVQMKLSGRWVNNTRFGRQVEFSNVEEMMPATSEGIRLYLASGLIKGVGDEMATRIVKAFGTDTIRVLDEEPERLLKVRGVGQKSLERIRTSWAEHRGIRDLLLFLQPHGITPAYAVRIYRAYGGDALNIVRENPYRLAMDIHGIGFVTADAAARKLGFEHDHPLRIQAGTLYVLQKATDDGNVYLPESALMEAVCAQLGVDEGLVSEALSSLEEDERIVREDMDMPGPGPDSDAHVCLPETGVYLRRYFHCESKTAFYLQRLLNSPKSIRFENADATVDKVVAQLDIALAPEQLEAVRMAARSKVMVLTGGPGTGKTTIINAIINLFAEVRARILLAAPTGRAAKRMAETSGREARTIHRLLEYSPKEDGFARNEDSPLACGLLVVDEASMMDTLLFYHLLKAVPLGATLVLVGDVHQLPSVGPGNVLADVINSGVVPVVELTEIFRQSAESEIICNAHLINKGEVPSLESSKDRLSDFYFIHQNDPEKAAELIVDLVRNHIPRRFGFDSVDDIQVLTPMHKGAVGAGQMNARLQEALNPNGLEVRRGERAFRLHDKVMQIRNNYDKDVFNGDMGRISFMDLADRTLSVTFDDRVVPYEFDELDELAPAYAISIHKSQGSEYPAVVIPIMMQHYMLLQRNLVYTGATRGKKLVILVGESRALHMAVKNNKTRKRYTRLAERLRPPC is encoded by the coding sequence ATGAAGGAAATGTCCCTGCTGCAAGACCCGGATGCCGTTGAACTTACCGGCACCATCGAGCGCGTCGTCTTTCACAACGAAGAGAACGGCTATACCGTTCTGCGTCTCATGCCCGGCAGCGTCAACAGCTCGGGCGGCGACGGCGGCCTCACCCGCCCGCGAGACTCGGTGAGCTGCGTGGGCCATATGGTCAATCCGCAGGCAGGGGTGCAGATGAAACTCAGCGGGCGCTGGGTCAACAACACCCGTTTTGGCCGTCAGGTGGAGTTCAGCAACGTCGAGGAGATGATGCCCGCCACCAGCGAGGGCATCCGCCTGTATCTGGCGTCCGGCCTCATCAAGGGGGTCGGTGATGAAATGGCCACCCGCATCGTCAAGGCCTTTGGCACTGACACCATCCGCGTGCTGGACGAAGAGCCGGAACGCCTGCTCAAGGTGCGCGGCGTGGGGCAAAAGAGCCTTGAGCGCATCCGCACGTCCTGGGCCGAGCACCGGGGCATACGCGACCTGCTGCTCTTTTTGCAGCCCCACGGCATCACCCCGGCCTATGCCGTGCGCATTTACCGCGCCTATGGCGGTGACGCGCTGAACATTGTGCGCGAGAACCCGTACCGTCTGGCCATGGACATTCACGGCATCGGCTTTGTCACGGCCGATGCGGCGGCGCGCAAGCTCGGTTTTGAGCATGATCACCCCCTGCGGATTCAGGCGGGCACGCTGTATGTGCTGCAAAAAGCCACGGACGACGGCAACGTATATTTGCCGGAATCCGCCCTGATGGAAGCCGTGTGCGCCCAGTTGGGCGTTGACGAGGGCCTGGTGAGCGAAGCCCTGTCTTCCCTTGAGGAGGACGAGCGCATTGTGCGCGAAGATATGGATATGCCCGGCCCCGGGCCGGATTCCGACGCGCACGTCTGCCTGCCGGAAACCGGCGTTTATCTGCGCCGCTATTTCCACTGCGAATCCAAGACGGCCTTTTATCTGCAAAGGCTGCTCAATTCTCCCAAGTCCATCCGCTTTGAAAATGCCGACGCCACCGTGGACAAGGTGGTGGCGCAACTGGACATAGCGCTTGCGCCCGAACAACTTGAAGCCGTGCGCATGGCGGCGCGCAGCAAGGTTATGGTGCTCACGGGCGGCCCCGGCACGGGCAAGACAACCATCATCAACGCCATCATAAATCTTTTTGCCGAGGTGCGCGCCCGCATATTGCTGGCGGCCCCCACAGGCCGCGCCGCCAAGCGCATGGCCGAAACCTCCGGGCGCGAGGCCCGCACCATCCACCGCCTTCTGGAATACAGCCCCAAGGAGGACGGCTTCGCCCGTAATGAGGACAGCCCCCTCGCCTGCGGCCTGCTCGTCGTGGACGAAGCGTCCATGATGGACACCCTGCTTTTTTACCACTTGCTCAAGGCCGTGCCGCTGGGCGCTACCCTTGTGCTGGTGGGCGACGTGCATCAGCTGCCCTCGGTGGGGCCGGGCAACGTGCTGGCCGACGTGATCAACTCCGGCGTCGTGCCCGTAGTGGAACTGACGGAAATCTTCCGCCAGTCGGCGGAGAGCGAAATCATCTGCAACGCCCACCTCATCAACAAGGGCGAGGTGCCTTCGCTGGAATCCAGCAAGGACAGGCTTTCGGATTTTTATTTTATCCACCAGAACGATCCCGAAAAGGCCGCCGAGCTTATCGTTGACCTTGTGCGCAACCATATACCGCGTCGTTTCGGTTTTGATTCCGTGGACGATATTCAGGTGCTGACCCCCATGCACAAGGGGGCCGTGGGCGCGGGACAGATGAACGCCCGCCTGCAGGAGGCCCTGAACCCCAACGGACTTGAAGTTCGGCGCGGCGAACGGGCCTTCCGCCTGCACGACAAGGTCATGCAGATACGCAACAACTATGACAAGGACGTTTTTAACGGGGACATGGGCCGCATCAGCTTTATGGATCTCGCTGACCGCACCCTCAGCGTCACCTTTGACGACCGCGTCGTGCCGTACGAGTTTGATGAACTGGACGAACTGGCCCCGGCCTACGCCATATCCATCCACAAATCCCAGGGGTCGGAGTATCCCGCCGTGGTCATTCCCATCATGATGCAGCACTATATGCTGTTGCAGCGCAATCTGGTCTACACCGGGGCCACGCGCGGCAAAAAACTGGTCATTCTTGTGGGTGAGTCGCGCGCGCTGCATATGGCCGTCAAAAACAACAAGACGCGCAAGAGGTACACCAGGTTGGCGGAGAGGTTGCGGCCCCCTTGCTAG
- a CDS encoding helix-hairpin-helix domain-containing protein: MKKHPLHGLRSIGPASLKDFDLLGVTSLDDLAGRDPQELYDALCRLKGQKVDICCLDVMHCAVAQARNPHLPPEQRDWFWWSRNRKAIPDGKSPALENR; encoded by the coding sequence ATGAAGAAGCACCCCCTGCATGGCCTGCGCTCCATCGGGCCAGCCTCGCTGAAAGATTTTGACCTGCTTGGCGTGACCAGCCTTGACGACCTCGCAGGCCGCGACCCGCAGGAACTGTATGACGCCCTTTGTCGCCTCAAGGGCCAGAAGGTCGATATCTGCTGCCTGGACGTCATGCACTGCGCTGTGGCGCAGGCCCGTAACCCGCACCTGCCGCCGGAACAGCGCGACTGGTTCTGGTGGTCGCGCAACCGCAAGGCCATCCCTGACGGTAAAAGCCCTGCCCTGGAAAATCGCTGA
- the aroC gene encoding chorismate synthase — MAGNTFGRALRLTTFGESHGAGLGGIIDGCPAGLELTEAHMQAELDRRKPGQGPTATKRKEADTVRLLSGVYEGLTTGTPIAFFIANEDQRSHDYGNLAEVFRPGHADWGYFQKYNGLRDHRGGGRSSGRETAARVAGGVVARKILALRGVKILGGCVELGGVAIPQWGMDMDGASMRPYCAAAPSVVTQWDALVAEARKAGETLGGIVRIEARNVPAGLGEPVFDKLEAVLAHAIMSVGAVKGVEIGEGFAAAALRGSQNNDPLLPADEPGPGRARFASNHAGGILGGISSGQDIVLRAAVKPIASIAITQNTVDKEGNAATVLVGGRHDLAAIPRVVPVLEAMTALALADALLLQQRMGVGV; from the coding sequence ATGGCCGGTAACACCTTTGGGCGCGCCCTGCGCCTGACCACTTTTGGCGAATCCCACGGGGCCGGCCTTGGCGGCATCATTGACGGCTGCCCCGCAGGTCTCGAACTGACCGAAGCCCACATGCAGGCCGAACTGGATCGCCGCAAGCCCGGGCAGGGGCCGACAGCCACCAAGCGCAAGGAGGCCGACACCGTCCGCCTGCTTTCCGGCGTTTATGAAGGCCTCACCACAGGCACGCCCATTGCGTTCTTTATCGCCAACGAAGACCAGCGTTCCCACGATTACGGCAACCTGGCGGAAGTTTTTCGCCCCGGCCATGCGGATTGGGGGTATTTTCAGAAGTACAACGGCCTGCGCGACCACCGTGGCGGCGGGCGTTCCTCCGGGCGCGAAACAGCGGCCCGAGTGGCTGGCGGCGTTGTGGCCAGAAAAATCCTTGCCTTGCGCGGCGTGAAAATTCTTGGCGGCTGCGTGGAACTGGGCGGCGTCGCCATCCCCCAGTGGGGCATGGATATGGACGGGGCCTCCATGCGCCCCTATTGCGCCGCCGCGCCTTCTGTGGTCACCCAGTGGGACGCCTTGGTGGCCGAGGCCCGCAAGGCAGGAGAAACCCTGGGCGGCATTGTGCGTATTGAAGCGCGCAACGTGCCCGCAGGGCTTGGCGAGCCCGTTTTTGACAAGCTTGAGGCTGTGCTGGCCCATGCCATCATGAGCGTGGGCGCGGTCAAGGGCGTGGAAATAGGTGAGGGATTTGCGGCGGCGGCCCTGCGCGGCTCGCAGAACAACGACCCCCTGCTCCCCGCTGACGAGCCTGGCCCCGGCAGGGCGCGCTTTGCCTCCAACCACGCTGGCGGCATCCTTGGCGGCATTTCCAGCGGTCAGGATATTGTGCTGCGGGCGGCGGTCAAGCCCATCGCGTCCATCGCCATCACGCAGAACACGGTGGACAAGGAAGGCAATGCCGCCACGGTTCTTGTGGGCGGACGGCATGACCTGGCGGCCATTCCGCGCGTGGTGCCCGTGCTGGAAGCCATGACGGCGCTGGCCCTGGCCGATGCGCTGCTTTTGCAGCAACGCATGGGCGTCGGCGTATGA
- a CDS encoding LysR family transcriptional regulator: MRKLLADVPYFLEAANHPSFTQAADALGIPLATLSRRIAAMEQHLGVKLFFRNTRVAGLTEDGKELLESCKFIMAEASGVRDRLMQKQAEPCGPIRMSVEAFVYHCCMHGALGSFVEQYPQISLHTVFSTEWKDLHREPFDLDIRTGPVPYPDLKVRRLLSMQPALFCTAEFLHSHPRPEHPGDLARLPFIAQTSEGRPLVTCSKKRQVETVALQPRHTVQSIGLALELLLANQGVTTLIPQLAKAFDKEGRLVQLLPDWELTKTDINLTLPGDRPPKRVRLFVDHIVKHFQSL; the protein is encoded by the coding sequence ATGCGCAAGCTTCTGGCGGATGTTCCGTATTTTCTGGAGGCCGCCAACCATCCGAGTTTTACCCAGGCGGCTGACGCGCTGGGCATTCCGCTTGCGACGCTTTCACGGCGCATTGCGGCCATGGAGCAGCACCTTGGCGTGAAGCTGTTTTTCCGCAATACGCGCGTTGCCGGTTTGACTGAAGACGGCAAGGAACTGCTGGAAAGCTGCAAGTTTATCATGGCCGAAGCCAGCGGCGTCAGGGACAGGCTCATGCAAAAGCAGGCGGAGCCGTGCGGCCCCATTCGCATGTCGGTTGAAGCCTTTGTGTACCACTGCTGCATGCACGGCGCTCTGGGCTCATTTGTGGAGCAGTACCCGCAGATAAGCCTGCACACGGTGTTTTCCACAGAATGGAAAGACCTGCACAGGGAGCCCTTTGATCTGGACATCAGGACTGGCCCCGTCCCCTACCCGGATCTGAAAGTCAGAAGGCTTTTGTCCATGCAGCCAGCCCTGTTCTGCACGGCGGAATTTCTGCACAGCCATCCCCGCCCTGAACATCCGGGCGATCTGGCCCGCCTGCCTTTCATCGCCCAGACGAGCGAAGGCCGCCCGCTGGTGACCTGCTCCAAGAAAAGGCAGGTGGAAACCGTGGCTCTTCAGCCACGGCATACCGTGCAGAGTATCGGTCTGGCGCTGGAACTGCTGCTTGCCAATCAGGGCGTGACAACGCTCATCCCGCAGCTTGCCAAAGCTTTTGACAAGGAGGGCAGGCTTGTCCAGCTTTTGCCCGATTGGGAACTGACAAAAACAGACATCAATCTCACCCTGCCCGGCGACCGCCCGCCCAAGCGTGTGCGCCTCTTTGTGGATCACATTGTGAAGCATTTTCAGAGTCTGTAA